One segment of Chionomys nivalis chromosome 1, mChiNiv1.1, whole genome shotgun sequence DNA contains the following:
- the Mapre3 gene encoding microtubule-associated protein RP/EB family member 3 isoform X1 has protein sequence MAVNVYSTSVTSENLSRHDMLAWVNDSLHLNYTKIEQLCSGAAYCQFMDMLFPGCVHLRKVKFQAKLEHEYIHNFKVLQAAFKKMGVDKIIPVEKLVKGKFQDNFEFIQWFKKFFDANYDGKDYNPLLARQGQDVAPPPNPGDQIFNKSKKLIGTAVPQRTSPTGPKNMQTSGRLSNVAPPCILRKNPPSARNGGHEADAQILELNQQLLDLKLTVDGLEKERDFYFSKLRDIELICQEHESENSPVIAGIIGILYATEEGFAPPEDDEIEEHQQEDQDEY, from the exons ATGGCCGTCAATGTGTACTCCACATCTGTGACCAGCGAGAATCTGAGTCGCCATGATATGCTCGCGTGGGTCAATGACTCCCTGCACCTCAACTATACCAAGATCGAACAGCTCTGTTCGG GGGCAGCTTACTGCCAGTTCATGGACATGCTCTTCCCTGGCTGTGTACACTTGAGGAAGGTCAAGTTTCAGGCCAAACTAGAACACGAATACATCCACAACTTCAAGGTGTTGCAAGCAGCCTTCAAGAAGATGGGTGTCGATAAA ATCATTCCTGTAGAGAAACTAGTGAAAGGAAAGTTCCAAGATAATTTTGAGTTTATTCAATGGTTTAAGAAATTCTTTGACGCAAACTATGACGGGAAGGACTATAACCCTCTGCTGGCGCGGCAGGGCCAGGACGTAGCGCCTCCTCCTAACCCAGGTGATCAGATCTTCAACAAATCCAAGAAACTCATTGGCACAGCAG TTCCGCAGAGGACGTCCCCCACAGGCCCCAAGAACATGCAGACCTCTGGCCGACTCAGCAATGTGGCCCCACCCTGCATCCTTCGGAAGAATCCCCCATCAGCCCGAAATGGTGGTCATGAGGCTGATGCCCAGATTCTTGAGCTCAACCAACAG CTGCTGGACTTGAAGCTGACGGTGGATGGGCTGGAGAAAGAACGAGACTTCTATTTCAGCAAACTGCGTGACATCGAGCTGATCTGCCAGGAACACGAAAGTGAAAACAGCCCTGTCATCGCGGGCATCATCGGCATTCTCTACGCCACTGAG gaGGGATTTGCACCCCCTGAGGATGATGAAATTGAAGAACACCAACAGGAAGACCAGGACGAGTACTGA
- the Tmem214 gene encoding transmembrane protein 214, with product MSAKAAGPGGWEVVKKGRRPGASGGGRGGGGGGGDRRALGEANGVWKYDLSSPIQTTSTLYERGFVTVMKGQNKEQVPPPAAEPKKPANKKQPKKVAAVNSQNQTQGPFRSLEDALRALDVAALQKELDKSQSVFTGNPSVWLKDLASYLNYKLQCPRSEPTLSQYPHDYPYSLVNRELRGIIRGLLTKAAGSLELFFDHCLFTMLQGLDKTPGESLHGYRICIQAILKDKPKIVTSDLGKFLELLRSHQSRPAKCLTIMWALGQAGFANLTEGLKVWLGIMLPVLGIKSLSPFAIAYLDRLLLMHPNLTKGFGMIGPKDFFPLLDFAYMPNNSLTPSLQEQLCQLFPRLKVLAFGAKPESTLHTYFPSFLSRATPNCPPEMKKELLGSLTQCLTTDPLSTSVWKQLYPKHLSQSSLLLEHLLKSWEQIPKKARKSLQETIQSFRLANQELLKKGSSSNEHVVSCDTACKGLLQQARGPRPPWARLFLLLLVFAVGLLCHDFRSHSSFQASLTGRLLRSSGFLPVGQQVCAKLYSYSLQSYNWLQETLPAYSSHLIAVVQPGLQLAWTYTNATVSFLSAHCACFGDSFTGFLQRAQLPEALHQLFHSLKELLLLFHHSVLLPMWHLLLVALAQAQEYCHEACRGKVTWDCIKTQFSEAARWTWLCLQDVTVAFLDWALAMISQQ from the exons ATGTCGGCCAAGGCAGCGGGCCCTgggggctgggaggtggtgaaGAAGGGCCGGCGACCTGGAGCAAGCGGCGGTGGtcgaggaggcggcggcggcggcggtgatCGCCGAGCGCTCGGGGAGGCGAACGGAGTGTGGAAATACGACCTGAGCT CGCCAATCCAGACCACGAGCACCCTTTATGAGCGTGGCTTTGTGACAGTCATGAAGGGACAGAATAAAGAGCAAGTTCCACCCCCAGCTGCGGAGCCTAAGAAGCCAGCAAACAAGAAACAGCCAAAGAAGGTGGCAGCTGTCAACAGCCAAAACCAGACGCAGGGCCCATTCCGAAGCCTGGAGGACGCCCTGAGAGCT CTGGATGTGGCCGCTCTGCAGAAGGAGCTGGACAAGAGCCAGAGCGTGTTCACTGGGAACCCCTCTGTGTGGCTGAAGGACCTGGCCAgctatctcaactacaagctccAGTGTCCCCGGAGCGAGCCCACCCTGAGCCAGTATCCGCATG ATTATCCCTACAGCCTCGTGAACCGAGAGCTGCGTGGGATCATCCGAGGGCTGCTGACCAAAGCTGCAGGGTCTCTGGAGCTCTTCTTCGATCACTGTCTGTTCACCATGCTGCAAGGGTTGGATAAGACTCCAG GGGAGTCACTACATGGATACCGCATCTGTATTCAGGCCATTCTGAAGGACAAGCCCAAGATTGTCACCTCAGACCTGGGCAAG TTCCTAGAACTTCTGAGGTCCCACCAGAGCCGACCAGCAAAGTGCCTGACCATCATGTGGGCCTTGGGGCAAGCAGGTTTTGCTAACCTCACCGAGGGACTGAAAG TGTGGCTGGGGATCATGCTGCCTGTGCTGGGCATCAAGTCTTTGTCTCCCTTTGCCATCGCATACCTGGACCGGCTGCTCCT GATGCATCCCAACCTCACCAAAGGCTTTGGCATGATTGGCCCCAAGGACTTCTTCCCACTCCTAGACTTTGCCTATATGCCCAACAACTCCCTAACCCCCAG CCTGCAGGAGCAGCTGTGCCAGCTCTTTCCCCGACTGAAGGTGCTGGCGTTTGGAGCAAAGCCAGAATCTACCCTGCACACCTACTTCCCTTCGTTCCTGTCCAGAGCCACCCCTAACTGTCCTCCCGAAATGAAGAAAGAG CTCCTGGGCAGCCTGACCCAGTGCCTGACTACAGACCCCCTCAGCACCAGCGTCTGGAAACAGCTGTACCCCAAGCACCTGTCCCAATCcag CCTGCTGCTGGAACACTTGCTCAAGTCCTGGGAGCAGATTCCCAAGAAG GCTCGGAAGTCTTTGCAAGAAACCATTCAGTCCTTCAGGCTTGCCAACCAGGAACTTCTAAAAAAGGGCAGtagcagcaatgaacatgttGTCAGCTGTGATACAGCCTGCAAG GGCTTGTTGCAACAGGCACGGGGTCCTCGGCCACCCTGGGCCCGGCTCTTCCTGTTGCTTCTGGTCTTTGCAGTAGGATTGCTGTGCCATGACTTTCGGTCGCACAGCTCCTTCCAGG CCTCCCTCACAGGCCGGTTGCTTCGATCCTCTGGTTTCCTGCCTGTTGGCCAGCAAGTGTGTGCCAAGCTCTACTCCTACAGCCTGCAAAGCTACAA CTGGCTGCAGGAAACATTGCCAGCCTATAGCTCCCACCTGATTGCTGTGGTACAGCCCGGTTTGCAACTGGCCTGGACATACACCAATGCCACAGTCAGCTTCCTTTCTGCCCACTGTGCCTGTTTTGGTGACAGCTTCACTGGCTTCCTGCAGAGG GCCCAGCTCCCTGAGGCCCTGCACCAGCTCTTCCACTCCTTGAaggagctgctgctgctcttccacCACAGTGTGCTGCTGCCCATGTGGCACCTGCTGCTTGTGGCCCTGGCCCAAGCCCAGGAGTACTGCCACGAAGCCTGCAG AGGAAAAGTGACCTGGGACTGCATTAAGACACAGTTCAGCGAAGCTGCCCGATGGACATGGCTCTGCCTACAGGATGTCACAGTGGCTTTCTTGGACTGGGCACTCGCCATGATATCCCAGCAATAG
- the Mapre3 gene encoding microtubule-associated protein RP/EB family member 3 isoform X2, whose amino-acid sequence MAVNVYSTSVTSENLSRHDMLAWVNDSLHLNYTKIEQLCSGAAYCQFMDMLFPGCVHLRKVKFQAKLEHEYIHNFKVLQAAFKKMGVDKIIPVEKLVKGKFQDNFEFIQWFKKFFDANYDGKDYNPLLARQGQDVAPPPNPVPQRTSPTGPKNMQTSGRLSNVAPPCILRKNPPSARNGGHEADAQILELNQQLLDLKLTVDGLEKERDFYFSKLRDIELICQEHESENSPVIAGIIGILYATEEGFAPPEDDEIEEHQQEDQDEY is encoded by the exons ATGGCCGTCAATGTGTACTCCACATCTGTGACCAGCGAGAATCTGAGTCGCCATGATATGCTCGCGTGGGTCAATGACTCCCTGCACCTCAACTATACCAAGATCGAACAGCTCTGTTCGG GGGCAGCTTACTGCCAGTTCATGGACATGCTCTTCCCTGGCTGTGTACACTTGAGGAAGGTCAAGTTTCAGGCCAAACTAGAACACGAATACATCCACAACTTCAAGGTGTTGCAAGCAGCCTTCAAGAAGATGGGTGTCGATAAA ATCATTCCTGTAGAGAAACTAGTGAAAGGAAAGTTCCAAGATAATTTTGAGTTTATTCAATGGTTTAAGAAATTCTTTGACGCAAACTATGACGGGAAGGACTATAACCCTCTGCTGGCGCGGCAGGGCCAGGACGTAGCGCCTCCTCCTAACCCAG TTCCGCAGAGGACGTCCCCCACAGGCCCCAAGAACATGCAGACCTCTGGCCGACTCAGCAATGTGGCCCCACCCTGCATCCTTCGGAAGAATCCCCCATCAGCCCGAAATGGTGGTCATGAGGCTGATGCCCAGATTCTTGAGCTCAACCAACAG CTGCTGGACTTGAAGCTGACGGTGGATGGGCTGGAGAAAGAACGAGACTTCTATTTCAGCAAACTGCGTGACATCGAGCTGATCTGCCAGGAACACGAAAGTGAAAACAGCCCTGTCATCGCGGGCATCATCGGCATTCTCTACGCCACTGAG gaGGGATTTGCACCCCCTGAGGATGATGAAATTGAAGAACACCAACAGGAAGACCAGGACGAGTACTGA